The Mesoplasma tabanidae sequence GCTAGAGATCAAATTGGAGCATTATTTCAATTAATGGGAGCCCCTAATAATGATAACTTAATGGTTGCTGCTATGACAATGACATTTATGGCAGCCCCAACAATGATAAGTTTAAGTTATAATGCTGTGCAATCTGTTCCAGAAGGATATAGACTAGGAAGTTTAGGATTAGGTATTTCTAAAGAAAAAACAACATTTAAGATTATTAGAAAATCAGCTTCAGCAAAAATTATTTCAGCGATTATTCTAGGTATGGCAAGAGTTATTGGTGAAACAATGGCAATTATGATGATTGCAGGAAACTCAACTGGTGGTTTTATAACAAATAGTGGAATTAGTGGTTTCTTATTCTCATCAATTAGAACTTTAGCAGCAACAATTGGTCTTGAAATGACTGAAAATAGTGGATCTACTCATCAATCAGCTCTATATGCAATTGGTTTGATTCTATTTTTACTAGTGTTCATTATTAATATTGTTATTTTGTTTATGTCAAACGTAGATAATATTAAATACTCAAGAAGAATTAAAAGAGAAGAAAAATTAAACAGTAATTTAGCGAGAAAAGTTAAAACTCCTAAATATGTTTATGATAAAAAAATGTTAGGAATGATGGTTCATAATAGAACTGAAAATAAATTCTTTAAAAAGACATATTCAGCAATAATGTTAGTATTGATGTGAATATGTACAGCGATTATTATATCTTTTACTTTTTGAATTTTAGGTGATGTGCTTATTAAAGGGTTGATAGGATTATCAGATCCAATAGCATTTATCCATATGGATATAGAAAATAGAACAGGTGGAGGAATATTTGCAGCATTATTTACAACTATTTTGTTAGTTATATGTACTTTAATTTTTGCAATCCCTTTTGCTTTAGCAGCTGCCATTTATTTAAATGAGTATGCAAGAAAAACTTCAATGTTAACAAAAGCTTTTAGATTTTCAATTAACTTGCTAGCATCAACACCATCTATTGTTTTTGGTATATTTGGATTATCAATATTCATTGTTTTATTAGGGTTGCCATTCAGTATACTAGCAGCCGGGTTAACTATGACAATAGTTGTTTTGCCGATGTTGATTTCTAACTTTGAGGATGCACTACAACAAGTGCCACATCAATATCGTGAAGCAGGTTCAGCTTTGGGTTTAACAAAAATACAAACTTTATTTAAAATAATATTACCTAATGCAATGGAGGGTATTATTACAGGAATAATTTTAGCAATGGCTAAAATAATAGGCGAATCAGCACCAATTTATTTAACATTAGGAACTGATATTCAAATGCCTACGCAAGGGTTCTTGTCACAAGGAACAACTCTAACAACAGGGATTTATATGATGGTAGCAGAAGGAATTCCAGGACATGGTCAAGGAACAATTTACTTAATGGCATTAATTACAATTATTTTAATTATTGGATTAAATTTTACTTCAGGAAGACTTTCATCATTACTTGTGCAAAAATCAAAAGACTTAAAGGCTAAATCTAAAATCAAGCGTAAAGAATTTAAAGTTAAAACAAAGGCTAGAATTAAAAAGTTAAAACCGTCGTTTAAATTTAAATGAATGAAGTTGCAAAGTAAAATTAGAAAAGGTGAAATTCAAGTAACTTTCTTTAAAGAAGTTTCAACAAAAAATAAAGCATGAATAAAACGAAAAAAAGAGTATAGAAAATTAAAAAAAGGAGTTATAGATCATGAGTAGTATAAATAAAAGAGATGAAACTATAAAAGGTTTAGATTTAAATAAAAATACAAAAGAAGATAAACCCGCTAAGCTTCCTGCTTTATCAAAAAGAGCAGATGTTATTAAAGTATCTGATTTTAACTTCTTTTATAAAGGCAAAAAGCAAGCTTTATTTGATATAAATATGGATATTAAGGAAAACTCAATTACAACTTTTATAGGTCCATCAGGATGTGGTAAATCTACACTTTTAAGATCAATTAACAGAATGAATGATTTAATTAGTGGTTCAAGCATCGAAGGTTCTATTCAAGTTTTTGACGAAGAGATATAT is a genomic window containing:
- the pstA gene encoding phosphate ABC transporter permease PstA, producing MILKKQNNETQFKAKIFKPKENFNAKLFKTIVYSLTFTVLLILLILVTFVIIKSTDVFKETGFWNFITGANWKPGKNGESTAKYGIGLIILMTLMLLAISMLFAIPLTIFSTLFISEYLSLSMQKKVLTVIKLLASVPSVVFGLFARDQIGALFQLMGAPNNDNLMVAAMTMTFMAAPTMISLSYNAVQSVPEGYRLGSLGLGISKEKTTFKIIRKSASAKIISAIILGMARVIGETMAIMMIAGNSTGGFITNSGISGFLFSSIRTLAATIGLEMTENSGSTHQSALYAIGLILFLLVFIINIVILFMSNVDNIKYSRRIKREEKLNSNLARKVKTPKYVYDKKMLGMMVHNRTENKFFKKTYSAIMLVLMWICTAIIISFTFWILGDVLIKGLIGLSDPIAFIHMDIENRTGGGIFAALFTTILLVICTLIFAIPFALAAAIYLNEYARKTSMLTKAFRFSINLLASTPSIVFGIFGLSIFIVLLGLPFSILAAGLTMTIVVLPMLISNFEDALQQVPHQYREAGSALGLTKIQTLFKIILPNAMEGIITGIILAMAKIIGESAPIYLTLGTDIQMPTQGFLSQGTTLTTGIYMMVAEGIPGHGQGTIYLMALITIILIIGLNFTSGRLSSLLVQKSKDLKAKSKIKRKEFKVKTKARIKKLKPSFKFKWMKLQSKIRKGEIQVTFFKEVSTKNKAWIKRKKEYRKLKKGVIDHE